The DNA sequence ACGCCGCGCCCCAGGTCGCGCTGTTCCCCAACCCCGTCACCGGCACGCAGCTCAGCCTCCAATACCCCGCCGCGGCCAATGCCACGGCCCTGACCTACAGCATCTACGACGAGCTGGGCCGCCGCTACCGGCTGGCCGCCGCCGCCGTGCAGCCCGGCCTCAACGTGCTCACCTTCGACGTGGGGGCCCTGCCGCGGGGCTTCTACATCTTCCGCTGGCAGGACGGGCAGGGCAACAACCAGAGCCGCAAGTTCCTGCGCTTGTAGCGTGGCCGATGGGCGTAAGCGTGTTGGCGCTCGATTTTTACGAGGAATTCTGCTGACGAGCTGCATGGTCCCCCTACGGTGGACGCGCTGTACGCCCAGGTCTTAGAAGCCATAGCTAAAATTGGCTTCATTTGATAATGCATTCATTATCAAAAATTTGTGCCGTGCCGTGCCGTGCCGTGCCGTGCCGTGCCGTGCCGTGCCGGAGGGCGTATCTTCGACCGCATGATTGCATTTTCGTCTCCGGCTTTTTTTGGAAGCAAGAACATAAAGGACATCTTTTACGGGCTGTTGCGCCGCCGGCAAGCTGATTTGGTTGGTAAAGATGTATTGGACCTGCCCGCCGGTTACGGCGATACGGCCCGCTTCTTGACGGACTTGGGGGCGCGGGTAACGGGGGCCGATTTGTATCCGGAAATCTTTCGCTATCCCGCCATTCCGTGCGTAAAAGGCAATTTGAACGAGACGTTGCCCTTCCAGGCAGCAAGTTTTGATTGGGTTATCTGCCAGGAAGGCATCGAGCACATGCCCAATCAGTTGCACCTGTTTCAGGAGCTGAACCGCATCTTGCGGCCGGGGGGGCGGGCCATCATCACCACCCCGAACTACTCCAATCTGCGTACCCGCGTGAGCTACGCCCTGCTGGAGAGCGAAACGTACCGCATCATGCCACCCAACGAGGTGGATTCGGTGTGGGCGGCCGAAAATGCCCGGACCATCAACGACGTGTACCTCGGCCACATTTTCTTCGCCAACATCACCCGGCAGCGGGTATTGGCGGAGCTCTCGGGCATGCGGCTCATCGAAGTGCACCCCAGCCGAGTAAACTATACCTCGCTGCTGCTCTTGCCCTTGTACTATCCCTGGATTAAGCTGGCCGGCTGGTTTGCCCGGCGGCGGGGCCTCCGGCGGGAACAGCCTTCCGCCCAGCGCGCCGGGGTCTACGACGAGTTGGCGCAACTGAACGGCGACCTGAACGTGTTAGTCGGCGGCCACCTCATCCTGGAATTTGAAAAGCGGGCGGAAGCTGCCGAAGTAATTGCGGGCCTGTCGGGCAAACTCGACACGGACGTTACGATGCCGGCCCCGAAAATATTCTAGCCATTAACCCAACTGCCTAGCAGAGCGGTCGCGGGGTGTGTACGTAGGGGCCAAGGCTTGCTCCCACCGTTTGCGCCCGCCCACTGCCTGGGCCCCAGCCTGCGGGGGTAAGCCCCTGGGCCGCGGCCGAAAAGCATGTGCACAGCGCCAGGGCCCAACGGAGTACACCGGGCCGGCTCACAAAGGGAGCGAGGGGAGAAGGCATTAGCCGTCAATGTTCTAGCGCTCCCAAGATAGGGCCCCGGCGCTAAAAGCTGGGCGGCGCGGCGCTGGCCACGGCTTGCGCGGCCGGGGCCACGGTGTAGGCGGCCAGCTGGGCCGCATCGAGGTTGCCGTTCAGCCACTCGGTTTCAATGTGGGCCCCCAGCCTTTGGTAGAAGCCGATGGCGGGCGCGTTCCAGTCCAGCACCTGCCACTTCAGGCGGTGGGCCCCGGTAGCGCGGGCCTCGGCCACCACGGCGTCGAACAGCAGCCGGCCCAGGCCGCCGCGGCGGGCGGCTTCGGTGATGACTAAGTCTTCGAGGTACAGCATGCGGCCCTTCCAGGTGGAGTAGGCGGTGTAAAAAAGGGCCAGGCCGATGAGCTGCTGCTCCACGTTTTCAAGCACGAAAAACCCGAAGATGGGCTGGGGCCCAAACCCGTCGCGCTGCATCGCGGCCAGGGTGTTGGTCACGGCGTCGGGCGCTTTTTCGTAGATGGCCAGCTCCTGGATGAGGGCTAGCACCTGGGGCAAGTCGGCGGCGGTGCCGCGGCGGAGAATGGGTAAAACAGTCATAGTCAGTCGGCGGGGAGCAGCGAAGATAGCGCCGGGGCCCCGCTGGGCGGGTTGGAAGAAAACAAAAAAGAGCAGTGCACAATGCCGCTCAAGGGCATCGTACACTGCTCATAAGCGCCTGATGGCAAGCAGATTACATCTGCGGCTGCATGTTCTTAATATCCTGGGTGGCGTTCACCGAGTTCAGCTCACGCAGGGCGCTGGGTTGCTTGTTGCCCTTGGTGCTGTCGGGGGCGGGGGGCAACGGGGGCAAGGCCGTCACGTGGGCGTTGTCGTCGGTGGCGTCGGCCGACGAGCCGCAGGAGGTGAGCGAGAGCGAAACCAGGGCGGCCAGCAGGCCGGGGAACAGCAGCTTTTTCATGAAGTAAAAACGGGTTTGGGGCCGCAAGTTACGCACGGTTGCCGGGCGGCGGCGGGCGGCTCCACGTAATTGGCTGGGCCGGTGGGCCCCCGGGCGCCAACTTATTTCACGTTGGGCGTCACGTTCATGTTGGCGAAGCAGAAGCTCC is a window from the Hymenobacter nivis genome containing:
- a CDS encoding class I SAM-dependent methyltransferase — its product is MIAFSSPAFFGSKNIKDIFYGLLRRRQADLVGKDVLDLPAGYGDTARFLTDLGARVTGADLYPEIFRYPAIPCVKGNLNETLPFQAASFDWVICQEGIEHMPNQLHLFQELNRILRPGGRAIITTPNYSNLRTRVSYALLESETYRIMPPNEVDSVWAAENARTINDVYLGHIFFANITRQRVLAELSGMRLIEVHPSRVNYTSLLLLPLYYPWIKLAGWFARRRGLRREQPSAQRAGVYDELAQLNGDLNVLVGGHLILEFEKRAEAAEVIAGLSGKLDTDVTMPAPKIF
- a CDS encoding GNAT family N-acetyltransferase — translated: MTVLPILRRGTAADLPQVLALIQELAIYEKAPDAVTNTLAAMQRDGFGPQPIFGFFVLENVEQQLIGLALFYTAYSTWKGRMLYLEDLVITEAARRGGLGRLLFDAVVAEARATGAHRLKWQVLDWNAPAIGFYQRLGAHIETEWLNGNLDAAQLAAYTVAPAAQAVASAAPPSF